Proteins encoded within one genomic window of Cellulomonas flavigena DSM 20109:
- a CDS encoding hemolysin family protein, giving the protein MSGVPVGLLVAVAVVGILLAAALSAGEVAVLRVTRARVTELEAERPGAAARVRRLVDDPARVTAAASFVRLLGEMTATVCLTLAISAGSLSWWATALLAIAACAVVAFLLVRVSPRSMGRRHPVGVLANLSRLLLAVTALAGGVGRGGEAATTTSEQDDAELRDMVERVSESDAIEENEREMFRSVLELGDTLTREVMVPRTDMITTQADTPLHKVLALLLRSGFSRVPVVGESVDDVVGVLYLKDVVRRIPAHGHGHGNGDGDPLDAPAASLARPAVYVPESKPVDELLLELRDGSSHIALVVDEYGGIAGLVTIEDALEEIVGELTDEHDASAPVVEELEDGGYRVPARLGRDELGDLFGLEVEDEDVDTAAGLLAKALGKVPLPGAVGEIHGLRLEAERVEGRRKRLATVLVHRAEEATEDAAPATPARGTHAAGTPSRGTPTVRDHGSEAAR; this is encoded by the coding sequence ATGAGCGGCGTCCCCGTCGGGCTGCTCGTCGCCGTCGCCGTCGTCGGGATCCTGCTGGCCGCGGCGCTGTCCGCGGGCGAGGTCGCGGTGCTGCGCGTCACGCGCGCCCGCGTCACCGAGCTCGAGGCCGAGCGTCCCGGTGCGGCCGCGCGGGTGCGCCGGCTCGTCGACGACCCGGCACGCGTCACGGCCGCGGCGTCGTTCGTGCGGCTCCTCGGCGAGATGACGGCCACCGTGTGCCTCACGCTCGCCATCAGCGCCGGCAGCCTGTCGTGGTGGGCCACGGCGCTGCTCGCGATCGCCGCGTGCGCCGTCGTCGCGTTCCTGCTCGTGCGCGTCAGCCCGCGCAGCATGGGCCGGCGCCACCCCGTCGGCGTGCTCGCGAACCTGTCGCGTCTGCTGCTCGCCGTCACCGCGCTCGCGGGCGGCGTGGGCCGCGGTGGCGAGGCCGCGACCACCACGAGCGAGCAGGACGACGCCGAGCTGCGCGACATGGTCGAGCGCGTCAGCGAGTCCGACGCGATCGAGGAGAACGAGCGCGAGATGTTCCGCTCGGTGCTCGAGCTCGGGGACACCCTCACGCGCGAGGTCATGGTGCCCCGCACGGACATGATCACGACGCAGGCGGACACGCCCCTGCACAAGGTGCTGGCGCTGCTGCTGCGCTCCGGCTTCTCGCGCGTGCCCGTGGTGGGGGAGTCGGTCGACGACGTGGTCGGGGTGCTCTACCTCAAGGACGTCGTGCGCCGCATCCCCGCCCACGGTCACGGCCACGGCAACGGCGACGGCGACCCGCTCGACGCGCCCGCGGCGTCCCTCGCGCGTCCCGCGGTCTACGTGCCGGAGTCCAAGCCCGTCGACGAGCTGCTCCTGGAGCTGCGCGACGGGTCCAGCCACATCGCGCTCGTCGTGGACGAGTACGGCGGCATCGCCGGGCTCGTGACCATCGAGGACGCGCTCGAGGAGATCGTCGGCGAGCTCACCGACGAGCACGACGCCAGCGCGCCCGTCGTCGAGGAGCTCGAGGACGGCGGCTACCGCGTCCCGGCGCGCCTGGGTCGCGACGAGCTCGGCGACCTGTTCGGCCTCGAGGTCGAGGACGAGGACGTCGACACCGCGGCCGGTCTGCTCGCCAAGGCGCTCGGCAAGGTGCCCCTCCCGGGTGCCGTCGGTGAGATCCACGGTCTGCGGCTCGAGGCCGAACGTGTCGAGGGCCGCCGCAAGCGCCTGGCGACCGTGCTCGTGCACCGGGCCGAGGAGGCCACGGAGGACGCCGCCCCCGCTACACCTGCCCGCGGCACCCATGCCGCGGGAACCCCGTCGCG
- the ybeY gene encoding rRNA maturation RNase YbeY, producing MSVEVSNESGVEVDEAEFAALGRYVLDAMHVHPQADLFVRLVDTATMTDLHVRWMDEPGPTDVLSFPMDELTPGREGDPAGPGVLGDVVLCPEVAATQARAAGHSTAEEMLLLTTHGILHLLGYDHVEPDEEKEMFALQRRLLLTFLAGR from the coding sequence ATGAGCGTCGAGGTGAGCAACGAGTCGGGCGTCGAGGTCGACGAGGCCGAGTTCGCGGCGCTGGGGCGGTACGTGCTCGACGCGATGCACGTGCACCCGCAGGCCGACCTGTTCGTGCGGCTGGTCGACACGGCGACGATGACGGACCTGCACGTGCGCTGGATGGACGAGCCGGGTCCCACGGACGTCCTGTCGTTCCCCATGGACGAGCTCACACCCGGACGCGAGGGCGACCCCGCCGGCCCCGGTGTGCTCGGCGACGTCGTGCTGTGCCCCGAGGTCGCCGCGACCCAGGCGCGCGCCGCGGGCCACTCGACGGCCGAGGAGATGCTGCTGCTGACGACGCACGGCATCCTCCACCTGCTCGGCTACGACCACGTCGAGCCCGACGAGGAGAAGGAGATGTTCGCGCTGCAGCGTCGCCTGCTCCTGACGTTCCTGGCCGGTCGATGA